From the genome of Vigna angularis cultivar LongXiaoDou No.4 chromosome 11, ASM1680809v1, whole genome shotgun sequence, one region includes:
- the LOC108334269 gene encoding thiosulfate/3-mercaptopyruvate sulfurtransferase 2 has product MASTLFSKMLSGHRLIHHSSFLTQQPQFLSSLFSKRLFCIQTVPVPVSTSQNCKTTGWVPCMASSSVGRRATYSTKSVSTNEPVVSVDWLYDNLKMPDIKVLDASWYMPDEQRNPIQEYQVAHIPGALFFDVDGIADRTTKLPHMLPSEEAFAAAVSALGIENKDDLVVYDGKGLFSAARVWWMFRVFGHDRVWVLDGGLPRWRASGYDVESSASSDAILKASAASEAIEKVYKGQTVGPLTFETKFRPHLVWNLDQVKRNIEEKTHQHIDARSKPRFDGAVPEPRKGIRSGHVPGSKCIPFGQLLDSSYTLLPANELKKRFEQEGISLDSPAVTSCGTGVTACILALGLHRLEKFDVAVYDGSWTEWGAQADTPVDIS; this is encoded by the exons ATGGCTTCGACCCTTTTCTCAAAGATGCTTTCGGGTCATCGATTGATCCACCATTCGTCGTTCCTCACTCAGCAGCCACAGTTTCTCTCTTCCTTATTCAGT AAACGGCTGTTTTGTATACAAACTGTCCCGGTCCCAGTTTCTACTTCCCAAAACTGCAAAACAACTGGTTGGGTTCCTTGTATGGCTTCTTCCTCAGTTGGTAGAAGAGCTACATATTCTACAAAATCTGTATCAACAAATGAGCCAGTTGTTTCTGTTGATTGGCTTTATGATAACCTGAAGATGCCAGATATCAAG GTACTGGATGCTTCATGGTACATGCCAGATGAGCAGAGGAATCCAATTCAAGAATATCAG GTTGCTCATATTCCGGGTGCCCTTTTCTTTGACGTAGATGGAATAGCAGATCGTACTACAAAG TTACCACACATGCTGCCATCTGAGGAAGCTTTTGCTGCTGCTGTTTCTGCCCTTGGCATAGAGAACAAAGATGACTTGGTTGTTTATGATGGAAAAGGGTTATTTAGTGCAGCACGTGTTTGGTG GATGTTCCGAGTATTTGGGCATGACAGAGTTTGGGTGTTAGATGGTGGCCTGCCAAGATGGCGTGCATCAGGTTATGATGTTGAATCTAGTGCTTCAAGTGATGCTATTCTTAAAGCCAGTGCTGCAAGTGAGGCTATCGAGAAAGTATATAAGGGACAAACA GTTGGCCCACTCACATTCGAGACTAAATTTCGGCCACATCTTGTTTGGAACCTTGATCAG GTAAAGAGAAATATAGAGGAGAAAACTCACCAACACATAGATGCTCGATCAAAGCCCAG GTTTGATGGAGCTGTTCCAGAGCCCCGAAAGGGAATCAGAAGTGGTCATGTACCTGGCAGCAAATGCATTCCTTTTGGCCAG CTGTTAGATAGTTCATATACCTTGCTACCGGCAAATGAGCTGAAGAAGCGATTTGAACAAGAAG GAATCTCTCTCGATAGCCCTGCTGTTACTTCATGTGGAACAGGCGTAACTGCCTGCATTCTTGCATTG GGTCTGCATCGTCTTGAAAAGTTTGATGTTGCAGTTTATGATGGATCTTGGACTGAATGGGGAGCTCAAGCTGATACACCTGTCGACATTTCATAA
- the LOC108332376 gene encoding uncharacterized protein LOC108332376 codes for MAAPNRIERAHQMYREGRYEEALGFYTEAIAMAKTNPQKIALHSNRAACFLKLHDFKKAAEECTSVLELDHKHSGALMLRAQTLVTLKEYHSALFDVNRLLELNPSSEVYQNLQARLKTQLSLAPIPESEEEFEEQEDEEPEVIIEEENEREEMGDKYSSISNIITEQKDELGKGILITECAAHEAEPKFSMKQGGNQNYDSKKFIADAIAPKAPSKESNEEHSKGWQTIPKPKGHSALDYARWDSVEDDSSDDDGDSEEEESLPQYRFRVRTVGVRPVK; via the exons ATGGCGGCGCCGAATAGAATCGAACGCGCTCACCAGATGTACCGTGAAGGACGATACGAAGAGGCGTTAGGGTTCTACACGGAGGCAATCGCCATGGCTAAGACTAACCCTCAGAAGATCGCTTTGCATAGCAATCGAGCCGCGTGCTTTCTGAAGCTTCACGATTTCAAAAAG GCAGCAGAAGAGTGCACCTCGGTGCTTGAGCTTGATCACAAGCACAGTGGGGCATTGATGCTACGGGCTCAAACGCTTGTCACCCTGAAGGAGTATCATTCAGCTCTTTTTGATGTCAACAGACTGTTAGAGTTGAATCCATCTTCAGAGGTTTATCAAAATCTTCAAGCTCGCTTGAAGACACAGTTG TCACTTGCTCCAATACCAGAATCAGAAGAGGAGTTTGAAGAACAGGAAGACGAGGAGCCTGAAGTGATAATTGAAGAGGAGAATGAAAGAGAAGAGATGGGAGACAAATATTCTTCgatttctaatattataacaGAACAGAAGGATGAACTCGGTAAAGGCATTCTTATTACCGAATGTGCTGCTCATGAAGCAGAGCCCAAGTTTTCAATGAAGCAAGGGGGAAACCAAAACTATGACTCTAAGAAGTTCATAGCAGATGCTATAGCTCCTAAAGCACCAAGCAAGGAATCCAATGAGGAACATTCAAAAGGATGGCAAACTATTCCAAAACCAAAAGGACATTCAGCTCTAGACTACGCACGGTGGGATAGTGTTGAAGATGATTCTagtgatgatgatggtgacagtgaagaagaagaatctTTGCCTCAATACCGGTTTCGTGTAAGAACAGTTGGTGTACGTCCTGTAAAGTGA
- the LOC108333487 gene encoding uncharacterized protein LOC108333487, protein MSSKSEASKISVDCNSDKVEHAPGENAPIPDGSNHEDLSKPKEKLKRKKKQKKSSSKDKKKLKLSEHEAVKPESLNFTSVDEPNEPTELDKSEVGKKRGTVEGNKISEPMLLRDTNSEEKRNISTNAENLINPLLQIQPHATEMCRTETACAGEDTNKTRKREKLPIRGGKKLSSMNTQKEPFGSSGLASPRQITKGKEKVTSMNTVHKSLGSAAPMQTTKGKEKVLMNTTPKCSGPAMNNLFDFETIMRSKLAAMNAAASWKDVNIRSSPLDCTTQAKNTFNSSSNSANGLALASAPNSGNIGYRNSRAHSGFLNYKDIDDDWSELELEALLSFVKKYGLGNWNVKFEDPDLQIIRNKTARELAEKWEMVASKMLPYLPNSFMRPVTADRSTLDASHGNGFHSTVKLPTVQFPSAKFPIHRPSPRLGIPPFQIHEGNQALNWGRIKPSSNGSFGPYFQGSSTGAFHSLAGARPRELNPNFNTMNAQLLAQNFRPTSVQTPQIPPSSLSETTVSSPANVGTEARPQLLFGGQIPLPNNLRLNENAGHHDADNRK, encoded by the exons ATGTCTTCAAAATCAGAAGCTAGCAAGATCAGTGTTGATTGCAATTCAGACAAGGTAGAGCATGCTCCAGGGGAGAATGCT CCTATTCCTGATGGATCTAACCATGAAGATCTTTCAAAGCCAAAagagaaattgaagagaaaaaagaagcaGAAAAAATCCTCctcaaaagacaaaaagaaattaaaattgtctGAACATGAAGCTGTTAAGCCAGAGTCCTTGAATTTCACCTCAGTTGACGAG CCCAATGAACCAACTGAATTAGACAAAAGTGAAGTTGGTAAAAAAAGAGGAACTGTCGAAGGAAACAAGATTTCGGAACCTATGCTGCTTAG GGATACCAACTCAGAGGAGAAAAGAAACATATCAACTAATGCTGAAAATCTTATAAACCCTTTGTTACAAATTCAACCACATGCAACTGAAATGTGTCGAACAGAAACAGCGTGTGCTGGTGAAGACACCAACAAAACGAGGAAACG TGAGAAGCTTCCTATAAGAGGGGGGAAAAAACTATCTTCGATGAACACACAGAAGGAGCCCTTTGGAAGTTCAGGTTTAGCTTCACCGAGACAAATTActaaagggaaagaaaaagttaCTTCGATGAACACAGTCCATAAAAGTTTAGGATCAGCTGCACCTATGCAAACTACAAAAGGGAAAGAGAAGGTATTGATGAACACAACCCCTAAATGTTCAGGACCAGCAATGAATAATCTCTTCGACTTTGAGACAATTATGCGCAGTAAACTTGCTGCAATGAATGCTGCTGCATCTTGGAAAG ATGTAAATATTCGATCATCTCCATTGGATTGTACTACTCAGGCAAAAAATACTTTCAACTCTTCATCCAATTCAGCG AATGGTTTAGCTCTAGCTTCTGCACCCAATTCTGGAAATATTGGCTATAGAAACTCAAGGGCACATTCAGGGTTTCTAAATTACAAAGACATTGATGATGATTGGTCTGAATTGGAACTTGAGGCTTTATTGAGTTTTGTTAAAAAGTATGGTCTAGGTAACTGGAATGTCAAATTTGAAGATCCAGATTTGCAAATTATAAGGAACAAAACTGCTAGAGAATTAGCTGAAAAGTGGGAAATGGTAGCTTCTAAAATGTTACCATATCTACCAAACAGCTTCATGCGTCCAGTGACAGCTGACAGATCAACACTTGATGCATCACATGGAAATGGATTTCACTCAACCGTTAAGCTCCCCACAGTTCAGTTTCCAAGTGCAAAATTTCCAATTCATAGGCCTAGCCCTAGACTTGGCATTCCTCCCTTTCAAATTCATGAGGGTAATCAAGCTCTCAACTGGGGAAGGATCAAGCCATCCTCAAATGGTAGCTTTGGTCCTTACTTTCAAGGGTCTTCAACGGGAGCTTTTCATTCCTTGGCTGGTGCTCGTCCAAGGGAACTGAATCCCAACTTCAACACAATGAATGCACAACTTCTGGCTCAAAACTTTAGGCCTACCAGTGTTCAGACACCACAAATTCCACCCTCATCTCTCAGTGAAACAACAGTTTCTTCTCCAGCCAATGTTGGAACTGAAGCTCGGCCTCAGTTGCTGTTTGGCGGTCAAATCCCTCTTCCGAATAACTTGAGGCTCAACGAAAATGCTGGTCATCATGACGCTGACAACAGAAAGTGA
- the LOC108332615 gene encoding aspartic proteinase CDR1-like, producing the protein MSPSLFFCLAFFSVYSLSSAEADESPSGFTVDLIHRDSPLSPFYNPSLTPSQRIINAALRSNSRLNRLSSHRLDQTNKLPQSILVPDNGEYLMKFYIGTPPVERLAIADTGSDLIWVQCSPCASCFPQDTPLFEPLKSSTFVGTTCGTQPCTLLQNGQGQCGNSGECVYFYEYGDNSFSAGLLSTETLTFDDSQGGAQTVSFPNTIFGCGLLNNFTVYSNTKLTGLVGLGAGPLSLVSQIGDQIGHKFSYCLLPFSSTSSSKLRFGNEAIITGNGVVSTPMIINPSLPTFYFLNLEAVTVAQKTVPTGGTEGNVIIDSGTVLTYLEPTFFSTFAASLQEALGVELVQEDIPSPLNFCFPYRENFAFPEIAFQFTGATVPLKPINLLIHITDRNMLCLTIVPSPMTGISIIGSFSQFNLHVVYDLEGKKVSFHPTDCSKD; encoded by the coding sequence ATGAGTCCTTCTCTGTTCTTCTGTTTAGCCTTCTTCTCCGTTTATTCTCTTTCCTCTGCAGAAGCCGATGAAAGCCCCAGTGGCTTCACCGTCGACCTTATCCACCGTGACTCACCGCTCTCACCCTTCTACAACCCTTCCCTCACCCCATCACAGCGCATCATAAACGCTGCCCTACGCTCAAATTCTCGACTAAACCGACTTTCTTCTCATCGCTTAGATCAAACCAACAAGCTACCCCAATCAATTTTGGTCCCTGACAACGGTGAATACCTCATGAAATTTTACATCGGCACCCCTCCAGTTGAAAGGCTTGCCATTGCAGACACAGGGAGTGATCTCATCTGGGTACAATGTTCCCCTTGTGCAAGCTGTTTCCCCCAAGATACCCCATTGTTTGAACCACTCAAATCTTCCACGTTCGTGGGTACCACATGTGGCACACAACCATGCACGTTACTCCAAAATGGACAAGGTCAATGTGGAAACTCGGGTGAATGCGTCTACTTCTACGAATACGGTGACAATTCATTTTCTGCAGGGCTTTTGAGTACCGAAACCCTAACTTTTGATGATTCACAAGGTGGAGCACAAACAGTTTCTTTTCCTAACACCATCTTCGGATGTGGATTGTTAAACAACTTCACTGTTTATTCCAACACTAAACTCACTGGTCTAGTGGGTCTCGGAGCTGGACCGTTGTCGCTGGTTTCACAAATCGGTGACCAAATCGGTCACAAATTCTCCTACTGTTTGCTTCCTTTCAGTTCAACCTCCTCCAGCAAGTTGAGATTCGGGAACGAAGCAATTATAACGGGAAACGGGGTTGTGTCCACTCCAATGATAATCAACCCGTCGTTACCCACCTTTTACTTTCTCAACCTTGAAGCCGTCACCGTTGCACAGAAGACGGTGCCGACTGGCGGCACTGAGGGCAACGTGATTATTGATTCCGGCACGGTGTTGACGTATCTGGAGCCAACCTTTTTCTCCACATTCGCGGCTTCGTTACAAGAAGCCCTTGGCGTTGAACTGGTGCAAGAAGATATTCCCTCCCCGCTAAACTTCTGTTTTCCATATCGTGAAAACTTCGCTTTTCCTGAAATTGCCTTTCAGTTCACCGGAGCTACTGTTCCGCTGAAACCTATAAACCTGCTTATTCACATCACAGATCGAAACATGCTTTGCTTGACTATAGTGCCAAGCCCAATGACCGGAATTTCCATCATTGGAAGTTTTTCACAGTTTAATCTTCATGTGGTGTATGATCTCGAAGGAAAGAAAGTTTCTTTTCATCCTACTGATTGCagtaaagattaa